The DNA window AGCATGAATTTACCCACTCCCAGCTCGGGGAGGtactttgttttaatttatttattacttacaATCTATTTAGTTCATAaagtaattttgttttaaatttatttatataaaatgcatgcatattttttttaatttgagcaAAATCTCAAACTAAGTAAACTTCGCagaatattttgcaaaacttTGATTCTAATATTGTATAGCACATTTTTTTctgaaaatacaattttttatatttttttttataattttaaaaagatgTTTGCTTGATCGACAAGAAAAATGTAAGATAGCTTGTTCTTTCcgaaattataaagaaattttaaataattttaaaaaaattttgtatttgaatatTGAGATATTGAATAAGAaattcattttacatttatttgtgaGGTTTGTTTGCGATGTTTAGTCAGACAGTAAATAACAGtataatatcaaaatatataatataatattaaattaaaacaaatatttatgcatgcaacatacattaatttaaattcagcgCATTGCTATTGGCTTGagctaaacaaacataaatagaattgttactaattaattttaattgcaagtttttatttaagcgacgcacaaaagttgctgctgcccaagaGTAGTTATCATTATATATcaaagtcaataaataaataaatagcaaactaactaacaaagtaacatttttatttttatttgcactcgTTACACTGCACAAAACTGTTATGACTGCCTTTCAAGCATTTCTAATGCAGCGAagattgaaaataaatttttgcaagtgTCTCACAACAGTTTACACTTCGATTAACGGAACTAATCACAGCAGATAAGAAAAGGGGAGCAAGTTTCTTTCACGTTATGCCTTTGCCCTTGCTTCCGCTTCGGCTTCGGATTCGGATTCGagcaaattacaaatacaaatgcactCAATGGACAATGGGCAATGTCGAATCTGtttaattcttaaattatATCTTAATATGCTTTTAGGCATGGCTAAGTTACAACTACCAGTTGAATTTTCTAGCCGATTAAACGTTTATTTGtaagttttgcataatttatataaaatatttatagtcgCAACAATAAACGCCAATGCCTATTagaattgtattttattttttttcaaattattccTTATTACTAAACTGCAACTTCTTCTTTACTTcattgcaattgttgatttaaatgtttactttattttaaattccaCTAGCGTTCAGCAATTgacacaattaaaaaaaataaatgtaattaaaatggaaTAACTTTTCGCAAGCAAAGTTTAGAGCAGACTAAAGCCAAATTTTGAACAGAGGCTTAGCCTAGGGGTTCTCCAGTTAAAGTTATTTccatatttaacttaaaagcGGGCGCCCCCAATAGTTGTTCCGACTACTGTGACAGTATGTGGGAGTTTTTCTTATCGGaaactctcacacacacatacacatgtacgGAAGCAAGCGGTGTGAAACATTTATCAACAGGTTCTCTAGCTCTAATGTCTACCAGTTGAATTTTCCAGTGAATATATCAAACGTTTagagtttgtttttttttcggggCTTTTGtaagttttgcataaattatataaaatatttaccgGCGCTGAAAAAGTTTGAGAGAGAAGCGCGCAACCAAACAAATTTCTCGTATTTAACGCGCCACTTGCTGTTGTcgttttagttgttttttcccgttgttgtttttgttgttgttgtcgttgcattggctttataaatttgacaAGAAACAGGTGTGCGCGCTGTGCAGTGAGGCGCATCCTGTGGCCCAGGACAAAGCACGCACTCCAAACAAAGCGAACGAGGGTAGAGCAGAGTGCAAGCCACACAATCGTTACGCGCCAATGCAAACAGAAAAAGAcaccaccacacacacacaaacaaacacacacagtaacaaaaattaacaaaacaaaaacatacacTAACAggcaggcaaaaaaaaaacagcagtgTACACTGGGgttaataaaaatacgtaTAATTTTATCAAGTTTGTGAAACGATCGCCGCTTTAAGACGCACACACGTCCACACGCGTTTCGTAACGGAAGTTGACTGAGCAGCGCGAACGCAAATGAAAACGTTAAGCGCGACTCAAGTCGCTCAGCtgctcagtcgcagtcgcagtcggcAGCAAAGACGCAGCGCAAAGGCGCAAGCGCAGCGAACTCAGCGAGCGCCAAACGATCGAAGGAGAAGCATGAAGAAGAAAACGTAATCCAAGGCGGCGCAGCTGAGAGCGCAACTGAGCGTAAGCAGAAGAGCAAGCAAACGTTtgcacgtgtgtgtgagtttgtttgcgtgcgtgtgtgtgtgcaatgcaGATCGCATGGCACAGGCTCAATTTAACTTACGCTGTACTGTGATTTGAGTTGACAGTGACAATTACATTAGCTGCCCCCCTCTCTTCCACTCCCCCACTATCCCACTCTTCTACGCAAACCTACAATTACCCACTGTCCGTCCAAGCTCGCTGACCgttgacaatttattttcgaacaaaaacaaagcagacaGCAGAAATATGAACACACATTTATGCACGCGTATTCGTTAAACAGTTAAACGTGCTTCTCTCTTGCCGTGTGCTATGTTTAAGCCCCAAGTCTGAACATAGGAAGTGATGCATGCGCTTCGCTTATTTCCATCATCGACAACAAACATGAAAGATAATTTCACAGCTCCGCAGCTGTTggaatttgttatttgtagacacaaacatttataaaattacgcctaaataaatatgatttaatgttaaatgcaATGTTTGCTTGCTGTCAATGCATGCAAAAACTCACAGatatatagtttattaaacaaacttaaatttaCTTACATTATAGATTGTAGTTAAAGTGCAATGTCATTGCGACatacaaatttcaatacatttaaaatgtcTGTCCACCTTATACAgtctaacaaaatataatttaatattacatGAAATGCTCTACGAATTGtttatttcaacaatttaaacataattgaattgaatattacATGAAATGTTTGCTTACCGAAGAAGAAGAGttgattcaatttaattgaaaagtcATACAATGATTAATACATAGAATATGTCTgtataatttcttaaattacATGATTTGCTTGCTGGCTTACGAagagttaatttaatttgctatagATACATACTAAGATTCGTAGATACATAGCTATGTACTAAATATATTCAAGCAAAGCGTTTATTctaagcattttcattttgattgtaatttatgtatattaaattctatgtttgcttgcttacaaagacttaaaattaattaaattatagattCATCAAGCAATGagtttagttaataaaaatacttatatttaaattatattttgtagcttacatatattataCTAAATGCTAGTAATTAAGAAAATCagaaaattacttttaatagtCAAGACATACTCTCTACATATTGGtgatttattgttgtaattgttgagAATTCACCAACGTATTGCAGTATTGTTGCTTACTTAATGCAACGCCTATTGGAATTCCAGTCTCTAGTTTCAGAATGAGAAAGATATAGGGCGGgtgttgttgaatttattggtGATTTCATCAACTAGTGAAGTTCATCAATGAACCGTTGAGGCGTAGAGTAGGATATACGTTTGTTTACTTACTCAAATTACAAGcttttgtaacaattttaCTTATGTATATTAGTTAAAGGAGTGCACTCAATATGTGCTGAAAGATTCATCAAAGTGAAGTAGCTCCCACGCACTTATACTAACATACATGCAAGCATATgagtgtgtacgtgtgtgtgagtgttctTAGCATGCAACTGGTTAACTGTGTAATAGGCTTATGCATTGTGTGCTTGGTTCTTAGTAAGTATGCGTACTTAGTAACCCCACATAAAGTACGCTCATTATAGGGCTATTGGCATTGCATGCGACTGATGAGCGACGCTTTGACAGAGGGAGCaggagatagagatagagagagaccGAGAGTGAGAGGTTAGGCTGGGATGATGACAAACCCAAGACAGAGGCCCCTTAAGACgttatgtgtgtgcaagttttaagtttttatttttttttttttcttgttccGGGGCAAAACTTATTACAAAGTAGGAACACAAGTGAGCAAAGCTGAATGAATGGAAAAATTGTGGGAACAATGGAACGCAAAGCGTGTGAATTTGCCACCGCTGACGTTGatgatgccgccgccgccgctgctgctggtgctggtgctgcttcAGATTCAGAGCAAGATTCATGCCTTAGCCGTAGCAGTGGTGGTGGTAGTAGTAGGAGGTTGGAGTCGTCTTGGACTGTTTAGCACACAATGGCACCATTAAAGGTCGCTTCTCTCAGGCTCCCAGGCATGCCGCCCAACCAACTTCTCCCTGCCGCCACCATCAACACCACCGCCGCCGAGAGAGCTCATGTGCGAGAGTTGTAAATTCTCTTGCAATGAAGAAACTTTTGTACGACTCAactcaagtcaagtcaagtcttTAATTTGCGCTTATTCTCATTTGGCATTTTCATAAACATAACTCAGCtatagtaaatatatgtacatacatctAGTATTCATGACGATTTCAATGTATGTGCGAATTACTTGCAGGGTTCAAGGCAACAGCATTTGacttggccataaaaaaaatgttaatgatGGCATGCTAATGGTAATGGATCAAGTCTGGCTTGGATCATCGCATGCACAGTTACAAGCCATAATGATAATGCGTGACCATGACGCGGCGACGCCAATTGGAGAGCTCTGACAAAGCTTACTCATTGTTTTAGGTGAATAACCCAAGTAGAAGAAGGCAAGAGGGTGGTGCAACTTTCACAGGATATCGCTATAGACACTCCGACGACATTTGCTTAATTACGCAGCTcatatcaaaatattattatgtcGCTCTCGGTTTATCTTTCACATCTATGGTCTCTCAACTTTGTCATAATTTGTCAGCTAAGCTAAGACACTGCTCCGCATAATGTCTATATCGCTACACTTCCTAAACATGTCAAGTCCCTTGTCTAGATTTCGTTGAACAGAACATCAAATGCCTGAAATTCGCGTTAAATTTCGGTCATAAACACCAACATCCATGCATTGAGTTGTAAGAATTGTCATTAAAAGGAAATCACTTACAACGCATTTACCTcaacttcttcttcttcttcttcgccCGTTCTCCCTTCTCCCATTCTCCCGCATTCTCTCTGTGCCGCCGACTGCGTAGACCCAGGGCATATCACACAATATTTCattgttttgtcttttgttgcttatgtcattttgctttgcttacttCATTCGTCGTATCAAATTCAACTAACTGAGTTTTAATTGTCTGGgtgtgagctgagctgaggtgagtgtgtgtgtggttgagTCTCAGTCTTATGCTCTTCTTTTCGCTGCTCTCTCACACCTCTGAATTGGTTCGACACCAAATGTGCTACTGGGCGGTGAGGTTGAGATTGAAGACGGAAGattgaaactgaaactcaaaCGGAGATGGAGACGTAGTCGCAGACCGAAGAGGAGTGTACCATTTTGTTAGGGTATGAGGGCTCTATTACGGGCCCACAACGTTGCCTCTTgtctttctgtgtgtgtggccggCCCCAACGCGCTGTGCTTTTGTTCGAGTCCGGAAAAGTCAAGCTGTTTTCTTGTCGGCATCGGGCACCTGGTCTCTATCTGCGACAAGGAAtcgcaacatttgttgcttgttttttataaatagagCAAAACCAAGTTAcataataaactatataatatTGTTAGACAATTCCTCATGTGGTGACATAATGTTTAGCTAATGCCagacaaatatgtatataacgtTCTTACTTAACTTAAATCGCTATAATAATAGACTTCTTATACCAAAATAAAGTCGTGTGTTTCGAATTTCTGCTCTAGTAgagcattaaacattttattacgCTGCACACcattattattagcaattaAGAATCTCTTATAAgattaataattgttaatttcttAATAGAGATTTCGATTTTAGCGATAACAAATTGTGAATTTATCCAAGACTCATTAAAGCTACATTATCGCTGCTAATTCAGGAATCCAAATTGAACTGCAACTggcataaaatgaatttacaaGAAgcataaataagctaaaagaCCTCCTTGTACAGTTTCTTGGTAACTTCTTAGCTCAGTTTGATAATCATGGCACAAAATGTTCCTCTGCGTGCCGCAGCGAAGCAAAAAATTCTACTGAATTTtcagcatacatacatacatatgtatgtggaACTAAAATTAGCAGCACGATTCTGAACTTCTCAGTAAGTTCTCCCCCCACAAACGCCCAGCACGTGAGTTATATTCAGATACTGCTTATTTTTGGTTACTTGGTTTTTGTTAAAGGGGTTATTTGCTCatgtaaaaaatttcaaataaaagaCTTTAAACTTCACATGTGTTCAAAtagaaaacatttaattaacaaaactgCATGAATTGCGCGtagttataattttaattactagTGTTAGTAGTTCATTATCAATTCAGTTACAAGTTCATTATCAATTTATGGGTTGTATGTTAGTTCGCCTAAAAGTCTGCCGCATTGATTTTGTGTCTGGCAATTGCGAGTTAAAAATACAGACTCATAATCTGTGCTGTgactaataaaatttatttgtatgtccATATGCCAGACAAATGAAATTGATGGGCGAGTGGGGAAGGGCTGGGGGTCAATCGGTCTCGGGCTACTCACGAAGCGGCGGCAACGCACAGGGTGAAAcgacaagagcagcagcagcagcagcgtcggcggcgtcggcagcgacaacaacaactcacgTGTCGGCAATGCGTGACTTCAAGTGCACATTTCGAGGCACTTTCgatgcaaagcaaatgcaaagaaTCAACGTGCTGCGGTTgaagccgaagccgaagccCCAACCCCTAGGACCCAGAGACACCCGTTGACATTCTAGAGGGCTCACCCAGAGATTTGCCAACATTGCCTGCCAGCCACGAGTCAATGTACCCAAGTGGACCAGCTCGAATTTACTTCCAGGCGGGCGGTCGGGCGGTTGGGCGGTTGCCGGCGTGGCTTAACCCCCATTGGGGCATTATGCACGCGTACCCCTTAACCCATGTAAAGTGCACAGCAAATAAGTGAAAGTTGCACtggcatttgttatttttggcatattaATTGCTAGCCAAGGGTTAAGCCAATCGAGCACGAGAATAGCACAAAATcgaaaacgaaaagaaaacaaagacaaaaacaaaatacagtaAGCTAAACGCCGAAGCTGAGTCGTTATGCCGAAGAATAACGCAcgttgagctgcagctgctttgcctACTGCTCTATCGTgtgtctgcctgtgtgtgtgtgtgtgtgtgtgtgtgtcgagtgAGCGAAACGTTTAGAGCTTAATACGCTGACGCCGCAGTCGCAATGCGcttttgctctgctctctcACTTAtcgcggcggcggcagctctTGGGCACAGTATTCGTGCGAGTTTTCAACAAGTAGGTCCAGTTTAGCGGCAAGAACAAAACTatcgaaaaataaaatatcagcCACAAAGCTAAGCGACTAACTACTGTtagataaattaaaatttaaacaaatactaaacgttttttttttgaagtgcTTACAAGTGaagagcaaagcagcaaaatatacaaaagtaaatacataaataacataacataacggttatatatactaaatgcatgtgcatatgtttatttgttttttgcttttttgttcttgtgtgcaatattgtttgttaaatgcaattgcgtAGATCGCGTGGGAGAGCGCgtgagtgtgagcgagagcgcagaTACAGTTGTGCAACAGCCCAGTGCAAAACAACAGCTAgtgcaaaagagagagagagagagagagagagtgagagagcgcgcgcgagagCTGCTCTTTGACTATTACTTTTATTACAAACAGCTCAAGTTAGCCGCTTACATAAAGAGTGCTGCCCCGTTGTTCTCattgtgttgtttttgctgcttttattgtcACTGGCTATTGAGCGCTGCCCTTGCATTGCGAATTGCGAGagataacaaaacaaaaactaagcaaaacaaagcgcaaaacgTAGCGAAACATTGCAATTGGGGCTGAGAGCTCGACCGGGCTTGGCGTTCAGAGTTAAAATTAGCAAGCAGCTTAggaaattattttaactagttaatatgaaatatgaaacgactaaatttgttgttatattgATTGTTTGATTACTTAACTTGCATAATTGCTGCATTCAGCACTTTATGTGACTCaaactaaaaccaaaataaacaaattacttACGTATGCACTTAACGGaatgaaagaaagagagagagggagagagagagagagcgtagcATATGCAACatattaattttgctataGCTGTGTGATCAAGCTCATTTTGCTTCTagtttctcttctttttttttgattgtgttgtttgctttatccTTAAGCGcgccaatttaaatttgttgccgcTGCGAAATTCGAAACGCTAAATGCTTGCGCCGTTTGTCCAGATTACGTAAAACGTTTACGTTCAATTGAGGGGGGAAACTCTGGGGACTCTCGGCTCAGGCAGCCCACTcggcatttttaaaaataactgcaaTATGCTAGATAAAAAGGCagatatttatttgtagcagACAGCAGACGTAAacgtttttagtttatatgctAAAGTTAATATAACAGCAATTACTTCTTCATTTTTGTCATGCAAGTAAATATTCAATCAACATCATATAagaagtaaataaacataaattaagttaaaaatttattaaagctatatttatttaattaaaacccAAAATATAacataagtttattaattactttttatcaTACATTTGGAttgaaacatattttgtagTCAAGCagttagtttatatatacatacatatgttaatacaaatttccgcacagcagctgcagccgcgtGACATAAACGTGACTTGACTGCTTGACTGACAATCCATCAATATGTTTGGTgctaatgaaatgaaatattacaATCATTTCAGAGCATACTTCAGGGCGTTAAGCTTTAGGTATCTGCTGTGAGAATTAGGTGCACGCTTACGCAGTTATAgagttataatttatttattgccaaatcAAACGTACAAAGATGGAGGGAGAATCGTCAACATCTAACCATAACACCAAGGTCTCCGACTCGGCCTATtccaacagctgcagcaacagtcaaTCGCAGCGCAGGTAAGCGCTCAATTTGAATCTCAACAAGAACAGCTAGggaattgtttttttgtttttttaatgcagtGGCAGCTCCAAGTCACGCTTGAGCGGCAGCCACTCGTCGGGCAGCAGCGGCTATGGTGGCAAGCCGTCGACGCAGGCCAGCAGCAATGACCTGATCTTCAAGCGCAACAAGGACAAGTCgcgcaagaagaagaaggcaAAGTGCAGCGATGTGCCTGGCACGTTGGAGCTTAGCGATGAGCAAGTGGtggccagcaccagcagcaccattatagcaaagcagcagcagcagctgcagcaggagcgggagcgggagcgtgAGCGTGAATCAATGGATCAACAGGAGACGCCAGCCAATGAGGCACAACAGCAtagcgagcagcagctggaggatgTGGCAATGACGCAACAGGAGCCACAACAGTCGCTGGAGCAGGCCCACCAGCTGCTGCccggcagcaccagcaaccagcaaatGCCCCAATTGGccatcaacatcagcaacaacatatTGAGCATCGGCGCCGCCTCGCTGCAAGAGAGTCCCTGCGGCCCAGGTCTCTCCATGACCAAAGCCGACAAGACTTGCGAGTCCGCACTGCTCAAGCTGGACACCGGCATGCCGCCCAGCTCGCTCCATGCCAAGCAGCCGATGCACGATCGCAAGGAGGACACCTTCTGCTGTGTCATCTCGATGCACGACGGCGTCGTGCTCTACACCACGCCCAGCATCTCCGATATATTGGGCTTTCCACGCGACATGTGGTTGGGTCGCTCCTTCATTGACTTTGTCCATCAGAAGGATCGCGCCACCTTCGCCAGTCAGATCACCACTGGCATTCCCATTGACACGGGACGTGGCGGCACCCCCAAGGAGCAGCGCAGCACCTTCTGCGTCATGCTGCGTCGCTATCGTGGCCTGAACGCCACCGGCGGTGGATTCGGCGTCATCGGCCGCTCGGTCAATTATGAGCCCTTCCGCTTGGGATTGACTTTCCGCGAGGCTCCCGAGGAGGCCAATGGGGACAACTATAAAGTGCCCAATGGCACAAACATGCTGTTGGTCATTTCGGCCACGCCCATCAAGAGCAGCTACAAGGGTAAGTGCagaacaattataaattaagttcTGTCGAACGAGCAAAAAGTTTTGAGTTTTCGAGTTCGACCAAAGATGATGTGACTGAAGTTATATCTTAAATCTTTAACAtattagaattaaaataacttCAGTCAGCTTATTTTTGCTCGAATTGTCCAATTTAGATGATAATATCGTCTTTATACTGAAACTTGACAAATATAATCGTTATTGTAACGTCATAGCTCCGCGCTATTGAAACGACATATCTCCGCCAAAATAAAACTGACATATCTCCGTTTAAAAATAGTACCCGTAGTCGCGCGAATCCTAATACGACCCCCTGTATATTTTTAGCGCAgactaaaaatataacagGCCAAACATACATTAGTCCACCCTCCACCCACACTCTGAACACGTGATAAGTCACTTGGTATGACCTTACGTTCACTTTTCTCCCACCTTTTCCTTCTCTTCAGTGCCCGATGAGATACTCTCGAACAAGAGCCCAAAGTTTTCCATACGCCACACGGCCACAGGCATCATCTCGCATGTGGACTCGGCCTCGGTGAGCGCCTTGGGCTACCTGCCCCAGGATTTGATTGGACGCTCCATCTTGGATTTCTATCATCACGAGGATCTGAGCGTGATGAAGGAGACGTACGAGACGGTGATGAAGAAGGGACAAAATGCAGGCGCCTCGTTCTGCAGCAAGCCCTATCGCTTCCTCATCCAGAACGGCTGCTATGTCCTGCTGGAGACCGAGTGGACCAGCTTTGTGAACCCTTGGTCGCGCAAGCTGGAGTTCGTGGTGGGACATCATCGTGTGTTTCAGGGTAAGTGGGTGCAACAACAgtttggcaggcaggcaggcaatgaATTTCTGAATTCTCTTTCTATCGATTCTAGGTCCCAAGCAGTGCAATGTGTTTGAGCAGCCGCCCGGCACTAAGATTAAGATATCGGAGGAGGCACAGAACCGTAATTCGCGCATTAAGGAGGATATACTTAAGCTACTGTCGGAGATAGTCTCGCGTCCATCCGATACGGTGAAGCAGGAAGTATCTCGACGTTGTCAGGCGCTGGCCAGCTTCATGGAAACGCTGATGGACGAAGTGACACGCACCGATCTGAAGCTCGAGCTGCCAGTGGAGAACGAGTTGACAGTCTCCGAGCGCGATAGCGTAATGCTGGGTGAGATCTCACCGCATCATGACTACTATGACAGTAAGAGTTCGACTGAGACGCCACCCAGCTACAATCAGTTAAACTATAACGAGAACCTGCTGCGTTTTTTTAACAGCAAGCCCGTCACCGCGCCCGCCGAGCTAGACCCGCCCAAGCTGGAGTCCGCGTACATGAGCAGCGCTCGCGAAGATGCGCGCAGCACTTCGAGTCCCGTGCACGGCTTCgaaggcagcggcggcagcggctcCTCCGGCAATTGCACCACCGGCAGCAATATACACATGAGCAGTGtgaccaacaccaacaccagcaTCACCGGCACCGGCACCGGCACCACGTCCGGCGGTGGCAATTCACATGGTAACGgcaacggaaacggaaacacGAATCCCACTTGTAATGGCAATGCTAGCTCCCTTGGTGGAGGAACCGCCCATGGCCATGCCAATCCAAATGCTCATGGCCatagcagcggcaacggcagtGGCCATGGCGGGAGTGGTCACGGCAGTGCCGTCAGCAGTGCGCCCACAGTCAGCGTAACCCTAACCGAGTCCCTGCTGAACAAGCACAATGATGAAATGGAGAAGTTCATGATCAAGAAGCATCGCGAGTCCCGCGGACGCACCGgtgagaaaaataaaaagtctGCGAATGAGAAGATGCTGGAGTATAGCGGCCCTGGGCATGGGGGCCATGGTGTCAAGCGTGGCGGCTCCCACAGC is part of the Drosophila busckii strain San Diego stock center, stock number 13000-0081.31 chromosome X, ASM1175060v1, whole genome shotgun sequence genome and encodes:
- the LOC108606230 gene encoding period circadian protein isoform X1; this translates as MEGESSTSNHNTKVSDSAYSNSCSNSQSQRSGSSKSRLSGSHSSGSSGYGGKPSTQASSNDLIFKRNKDKSRKKKKAKCSDVPGTLELSDEQVVASTSSTIIAKQQQQLQQERERERERESMDQQETPANEAQQHSEQQLEDVAMTQQEPQQSLEQAHQLLPGSTSNQQMPQLAINISNNILSIGAASLQESPCGPGLSMTKADKTCESALLKLDTGMPPSSLHAKQPMHDRKEDTFCCVISMHDGVVLYTTPSISDILGFPRDMWLGRSFIDFVHQKDRATFASQITTGIPIDTGRGGTPKEQRSTFCVMLRRYRGLNATGGGFGVIGRSVNYEPFRLGLTFREAPEEANGDNYKVPNGTNMLLVISATPIKSSYKVPDEILSNKSPKFSIRHTATGIISHVDSASVSALGYLPQDLIGRSILDFYHHEDLSVMKETYETVMKKGQNAGASFCSKPYRFLIQNGCYVLLETEWTSFVNPWSRKLEFVVGHHRVFQGPKQCNVFEQPPGTKIKISEEAQNRNSRIKEDILKLLSEIVSRPSDTVKQEVSRRCQALASFMETLMDEVTRTDLKLELPVENELTVSERDSVMLGEISPHHDYYDSKSSTETPPSYNQLNYNENLLRFFNSKPVTAPAELDPPKLESAYMSSAREDARSTSSPVHGFEGSGGSGSSGNCTTGSNIHMSSVTNTNTSITGTGTGTTSGGGNSHGNGNGNGNTNPTCNGNASSLGGGTAHGHANPNAHGHSSGNGSGHGGSGHGSAVSSAPTVSVTLTESLLNKHNDEMEKFMIKKHRESRGRTGEKNKKSANEKMLEYSGPGHGGHGVKRGGSHSWEGDANKPKQQLTLNSAIGVGSANLIHEPHVPIPIKPQLTNAPALQCNQFTQSNLNCTQNINLWPPFSVGVTTPTVQHAHTAVAQSSFSPQPSLFPAFYYIPAAAAQPAPNPPMHSMQRPLKLCDQPTTSQQAAAAATAAAHAAMPLQYMAGVMYPHPSLFYTHPAAAAATAMMYQPMPFSSVANVMQMSNRSSSSQTSYNKVVYNPQPSMVAPLTCATKPQGAFHSITPSQLQRPSSQATSVKAEPGSNVAPSDTSKKEVNDSPIPSVMGEVGYGSDQRSHRTHNKFMQKYTDSNGNSDDMDGSSFSSFYSSFIKTTDGSESPPDNDKDSKRKTKSSLRRDSKIVEHPEEDQTQHGDG
- the LOC108606230 gene encoding period circadian protein isoform X3; translated protein: MEGESSTSNHNTKVSDSAYSNSCSNSQSQRSGSSKSRLSGSHSSGSSGYGGKPSTQASSNDLIFKRNKDKSRKKKKAKCSDVPGTLELSDEQVVASTSSTIIAKQQQQLQQERERERERESMDQQETPANEAQQHSEQQLEDVAMTQQEPQQSLEQAHQLLPGSTSNQQMPQLAINISNNILSIGAASLQESPCGPGLSMTKADKTCESALLKLDTGMPPSSLHAKQPMHDRKEDTFCCVISMHDGVVLYTTPSISDILGFPRDMWLGRSFIDFVHQKDRATFASQITTGIPIDTGRGGTPKEQRSTFCVMLRRYRGLNATGGGFGVIGRSVNYEPFRLGLTFREAPEEANGDNYKVPNGTNMLLVISATPIKSSYKVPDEILSNKSPKFSIRHTATGIISHVDSASVSALGYLPQDLIGRSILDFYHHEDLSVMKETYETVMKKGQNAGASFCSKPYRFLIQNGCYVLLETEWTSFVNPWSRKLEFVVGHHRVFQGPKQCNVFEQPPGTKIKISEEAQNRNSRIKEDILKLLSEIVSRPSDTVKQEVSRRCQALASFMETLMDEVTRTDLKLELPVENELTVSERDSVMLGEISPHHDYYDSKSSTETPPSYNQLNYNENLLRFFNSKPVTAPAELDPPKLESAYMSSAREDARSTSSPVHGFEGSGGSGSSGNCTTGSNIHMSSVTNTNTSITGTGTGTTSGGGNSHGNGNGNGNTNPTCNGNASSLGGGTAHGHANPNAHGHSSGNGSGHGGSGHGSAVSSAPTVSVTLTESLLNKHNDEMEKFMIKKHRESRGRTGEKNKKSANEKMLEYSGPGHGGHGVKRGGSHSWEGDANKPKQQLTLNSAIGVGSANLIHEPHVPIPIKPQLTNAPALQCNQFTQSNLNCTQNINLWPPFSVGVTTPTVQHAHTAVAQSSFSPQPSLFPAFYYIPAAAAQPAPNPPMHSMQRPLKLCDQPTTSQQAAAAATAAAHAAMPLQYMAGVMYPHPSLFYTHPAAAAATAMMYQPMPFSSVANVMQMSNRSSSSQTSYNKVVYN
- the LOC108606230 gene encoding period circadian protein isoform X2, with amino-acid sequence MEGESSTSNHNTKVSDSAYSNSCSNSQSQRSGSSKSRLSGSHSSGSSGYGGKPSTQASSNDLIFKRNKDKSRKKKKAKCSDVPGTLELSDEQVVASTSSTIIAKQQQQLQQERERERERESMDQQETPANEAQQHSEQQLEDVAMTQQEPQQSLEQAHQLLPGSTSNQQMPQLAINISNNILSIGAASLQESPCGPGLSMTKADKTCESALLKLDTGMPPSSLHAKQPMHDRKEDTFCCVISMHDGVVLYTTPSISDILGFPRDMWLGRSFIDFVHQKDRATFASQITTGIPIDTGRGGTPKEQRSTFCVMLRRYRGLNATGGGFGVIGRSVNYEPFRLGLTFREAPEEANGDNYKVPNGTNMLLVISATPIKSSYKVPDEILSNKSPKFSIRHTATGIISHVDSASVSALGYLPQDLIGRSILDFYHHEDLSVMKETYETVMKKGQNAGASFCSKPYRFLIQNGCYVLLETEWTSFVNPWSRKLEFVVGHHRVFQGPKQCNVFEQPPGTKIKISEEAQNRNSRIKEDILKLLSEIVSRPSDTVKQEVSRRCQALASFMETLMDEVTRTDLKLELPVENELTVSERDSVMLGEISPHHDYYDSKSSTETPPSYNQLNYNENLLRFFNSKPVTAPAELDPPKLESAYMSSAREDARSTSSPVHGFEGSGGSGSSGNCTTGSNIHMSSVTNTNTSITGTGTGTTSGGGNSHGNGNGNGNTNPTCNGNASSLGGGTAHGHANPNAHGHSSGNGSGHGGSGHGSAVSSAPTVSVTLTESLLNKHNDEMEKFMIKKHRESRGRTGEKNKKSANEKMLEYSGPGHGGHGVKRGGSHSWEGDANKPKQQLTLNSAIGVGSANLIHEPHVPIPIKPQLTNAPALQCNQFTQSNLNCTQNINLWPPFSVGVTTPTVQHAHTAVAQSSFSPQPSLFPAFYYIPAAAAQPAPNPPMHSMQRPLKLCDQPTTSQQAAAAATAAAHAAMPLQYMAGVMYPHPSLFYTHPAAAAATAMMYQPMPFSSVANVMQMSNRSSSSQTSYNKVVYNPQPSMVAPLTCATKPQGAFHSITPSQLQRPSSQATSVKAEPGSNVAPSDTSKKEVNDSPIPSVMGEVGYGSDQRSHRTHNKKYTDSNGNSDDMDGSSFSSFYSSFIKTTDGSESPPDNDKDSKRKTKSSLRRDSKIVEHPEEDQTQHGDG